The Pongo pygmaeus isolate AG05252 chromosome 11, NHGRI_mPonPyg2-v2.0_pri, whole genome shotgun sequence genome includes a region encoding these proteins:
- the LOC129031384 gene encoding small cysteine and glycine repeat-containing protein 4 yields the protein MGCCGCGSCGGCGGCCGGCGGGCGGGCGGGCGGGCGGGCGSCTTCRCYRVGCCSSCCPCCRGCCGGCCSAPVICCCRRTCSSCGCGYGKGCCQQKCCCQKQCCC from the coding sequence ATGGGTTGCTGTGGTTGTGGAAGTTGTGGTGGCTGCGGTGGCTGCTGCGGTGGCTgtggtggtggctgtggtggtggcTGCGGTGGTGGCTGCGgtggtggctgtggtggtggcTGTGGCAGCTGCACCACCTGCAGGTGCTACCGGGTGGGCTGCTGCTCCAGCTGCTGCCCCTGCTGCCGCGGCTGCTGTGGGGGCTGCTGCAGTGCGCCAGTGATCTGCTGCTGCCGCCGCACCTGCAGCTCGTGTGGCTGTGGCTATGGGAAGGGCTGTTGCCAGCAGAAATGCTGCTGCCAGAAGCAATGCTGCTGCTAG
- the LOC129031877 gene encoding small cysteine and glycine repeat-containing protein 9, whose amino-acid sequence MGCCGCGSCGGCGGGCGGGCGGGCGGCGGCGSCATCRCYRVGCCSSCCPCCCGCCGGCCSTPVICCCRRTCGSCGCGCGKGCCQQKCCCQKQCCCQKQCCC is encoded by the coding sequence ATGGGCTGCTGTGGTTGTGGAAGTTGTGGTGGCTGCGgtggtggctgtggtggtggctgtggtggtggctgtggtggCTGTGGTGGCTGTGGCAGCTGCGCCACCTGCAGGTGCTACCGGGTGGGCTGCTGCTCCAGCTGCTGCCCTTGCTGCTGCGGCTGCTGTGGGGGCTGTTGCAGCACACCCGTGATCTGCTGCTGCCGCCGCACCTGTGGCTCATGTGGCTGCGGCTGTGGGAAGGGCTGTTGCCAGCAGAAGTGCTGCTGCCAGAAGCAGTGCTGCTGCCAGAAGCAATGCTGCTGCTAG